GAGGAACAAAGAAATAGCCTTTTTACTTCGCATTATATTCCCGTTACTTCCATTTTTATTTATCCGGAATTCGGGTATGTGCAGTCGTCCCAATCTGGGTCATGATTTCTGTGCCCAGACGCCTGTTAAAGCTAATTTGTTGGAACATGTCAATGCATTTGATAATTTCTCGTGCCCGCATAGTGTTCtgagttcaaattttattttctccttACCAACACAAAAACCTCTTGCCGAAGAGGCAATGGTTTCCGGGTATGTCGCGGTTATACgtgtttgtttcatttttttttgttttgtttgtactGTTATTTCATTTTATCTTGATGATTACTTGTTATTTGGTGACAACTTGGCATCAGTTTTTGTATTTGGTGATTGTGGTCTTTTGCTTGGGTAAAATATAGCTCTTGTGTTTGTGTTAGTTACATGATTTATTGTTTGTTTCAGCTAATTTTAAGTTTCATCTTACATTAGCGATCAGGGCCGGTTCTGAGATTTTAGAGGTATGGGTCCCTGCATAAAAGAATCCCGCTATAGTGAAGCTAATTTATGTGTCTATAGTTGTATTAATATGGTATCTAAATAGAGTATTATTACTCATGAGTTATATTTCAAATCAACACTAATCATGAAAGTAAAACGCAATTTAGAGCTAAGCCATCAGAACCAAACTAAGAAACATAAAACTGATTCCTCTAGTACAGATGGAGGCCATTATTCTCTTGTTCACATACAAATCCTAAAAAAGTTCCCTAAGTTGAATTATTTTTACGGAAACCAAGTGGGTACATATGTACATATGATATCATCATTTAGGAACCCCTTAAGATTGGGGGCCCTGTGCAAGGGCACCTATTGCACATGCCCAAAGCCGCCACTGTTTGTGAtagatatatataatatatcattttaagaatggatgcctttgtgaaTTCCATTTTTTGTTTTCCTCGAATCAATCATTTCTGACTGTTGGATACTACTTGTTCTTGATGGTAGACATGGATTTTTATACAACTAACGATACTAATACCTCAAAGCATTTAACCTGGTATGTATCTTGAGtctatttgaatattttttttttctttctaataaaGGTTCTCTTTATGCTTTTAGCTCAATGGCTTGTCCAATTCAGAATGCTGAAAGATTACAGAGTGCACAAGTTCAAAAGGTACACATGTTGGATGAGGGGTAGTCAATCTCATTTGTCTTTTTAACTTGGTTATTTggttttttcaatatttttaacaAACTGTGGTCCTACCAGCTCTTTCCTGGCAAAGTTTTTCTGATTTGGCTTTTGCTTCTGAATGGGAAAATTTTGGCAGGCTTGGCATGTCCTTTCCAATCTACAGATTTCTTGTAggaactacccaaaacctggAAAAACTCTTCTAGTTAAGGATGTTAGTGCCGAGTATCGTCCTGATGTTGGAAGAACTGCTTTGCCAAGCTCATGCAACATTGATAAGAGTCGCGCACATATGCAAGCGCATCAATACAATAATGGAACTAATACCAGGAACAGTGAAGCAGCAACTTGTTCGGGCAATCCGCTTCCATCAAGTAATTTTAATGTTGCAGATGCAGGAAAAAATCTTGGACGGCAAAGTCAGGTCAGAGCATCAATGGTCAACAGTTCTGATGCTCGGGTGTTGGATGGATCACTTAGCAACAATAGTGTTCATACCAGCCAAGGGAAAGACTCTGCAGAAGTTTTTGTTAATGACCTGGACGACGATGATGATGACATACTTGAGGTAATTCATATCTGTTTTAGTCTTTTAGACCCTGCAAAAGTTTTTGTAAATATGTGTTGAATAAGGCTACTGCTGTAAAGATCTAGATGGAAGTTCACTAACTAGCATGTGGTTGTTACGGTTCTACTAAGTGCTATTTTGTATGGTGACTTAATTGCTTCTAGTCAATCCATGTTACCGGTTATATATCATTTGGACTACTTGTGTGTAAAATTTGAACATGGTGTTATGTTTCTATTTTACCGAAGGCTTATGTTGTGGTGTCTTTGTTCATGCAAATGTTGATTTCGCTGAACTCATTTACTTTGGTTCAGAATATTGATGTTGACCAGATAGTGGAACAGTACCAATCAAGTTGTACACCTCAACCATCAATTTCCAAGCTTCCACCTTTTACTCCCTTTATAGATAAAGATAACAAACAAGAGGAGACTAGTTTGCCACCAGAATTGTGTTCTAATTGCAGTCATGGGTTTAAGGTATGCTTATCATCCATATTCTGCTTTTTGTGGCTCCATTTAATCATGTGGGCAGCTTAATGTGCCTAATTCCTGAATCTGATACAGATAGGACTTTGCCCAGAAGCTGGAAGTCATTTGCAGGAAATGAAGGATACCCTAATTATCATATCAAATGAACTGCTTGATGATGTTAATGACCTCAGCCCAGAACAAATAAATAAGCTTCGCCAATATAGGTTTGCATACCACCCCCTTTCAtcttgatttgatttcttttagAGTCAAGGTAGATCTTTTTAGAGGGAATTGtggataaaaataaataagtgaAAGAAAAGAACTGGCGGAAAAAGTTCTGGTTTACCACAAGTCATGTAGCATGCAACAAAAGCCTCAGAAtgttatttttggatttttggtttgttttacaTTTACTATTGTTTGTTATATTTtacaaagagagaaaagaaaacagtgaaTTCCCGTTGTTAGGTTACAGCTTAATAAGCAGATTCAGCAGCTTGAGAAATATCTTTGTAACAACTCATTGGATGAAGAAAGACGAAAGTCACATTTTTCTGCATCAACAGCAACTCCCAGGCCTTTCCAATGTGAAACACCTCAAGCAGCTGCATTCAGGACTGATCCCATGAGATTTGATTCACAGGTTCATCCACATAACGAGTCTGGAGGATATGAAAGATGTAATTCATCATCAGTTTCATTCTCTTCTGTTGATAGGCTTGGTTTCTCATCTTGTCCTGTTGAGAGGGAACCATGCATTTCAAAGTTTGTTGAAGTTAACTACATTGAAGGTTCCACGGACAAAAAATGGAGTAGTGATAATTTTCCGTGGACCAAAAAGCTGGAGGTGCTGGTCTAGATCATtttcatatttcatatttgTATTATCTTTCATTGTTATTTTGTAATTGTTGTTCTACTGCTACCACTTTCAGGATGGTAACAAGAAAGTGTTTGGAAATCACTCTTTCCGTCTCAACCAAAGAGAGGTCATTAATGCTACGATGAGTGGCTATGATGTTTTTGTTTTAATGCCAACTGGAGGGGGTAAGAGCTTGACATATCAggtaaaagaatttttttttggagCCTCTTATGAGATATGGTCATATCCGTTTTAGGCTTACCATGTAAACTGTTAACTTTTAGGAGCAGATATATTGTTTGGTCATCTTAAGTCTGTAGTCTTTATTTGTATGGTCGTGCTTAGTTTACTGGTTCAGTTTCTTTACCGCAAGCTCTTCAACATTTGTATCATCCATCAATATGTAGGCCAAGTACCTTGCATCTCCATCATTTGTTCCTTGTAGAGTAGTCTCATTCTTTACAGTAAAGTAGCCATTAGACTGTCTATACTAAAGGGTTTACTTGGGTTTATGTATCTTGTAGCTCCCTGCGCTAATTTGTCAAGGAATAACATTGGTTATTTCTCCCCTTGTGTCACTCATTCAAGATCAAATAATGCATTTATTGCAGGTAATGTTTCAGTCCATCCTTTAGTTCATTTAACTGCTTCACTTCCTGGTATCTATTACAATGTATGCTTATGTCCTGTTCTGGTATGTGCTAGGCAAACATTCCCGCTGCTTACCTAAGTGCCAATATGGAGTGGACTGAACAACAGGAAATACTTAGAGAACTAAATTATGAATATTGTAAATACAAGCTGTTATATGTCACCCCAGAGAAAGTTGCTAAGTGAGTATTTGTTATCTAATATGCTTGCAGACATTGTTCATTTGTATTCCCTCTGTTACTTCAAAAACAGCACTTTATTGGTAGGTATAGTGTCAGTAGAAAGGTACTGGAAACTGACAAGTTTGTTATTTACAACTACTAAATGTGAATCGGCTCTTTCAGTAGTCGAACATGACAAATATATCTGACAACTGAAATAAGTAATTTGTGTTGTATGCTAATTAGGGAATATTAAGTGGCATTTATTTCTGGCTGTTTATTGTTGGAAtcattgggagcagcctctccataaatgggggtaaggctagccgacattcacctctcccagaccctgcgtaaagcgggagccttgtgcactgggtacgacctttatcttCTGTTACTTGACCTTGTCAGGTCATTTCTCAATCACTAACATGAATACCCAGCCTTATAATAATTTCTGTTGCAATTGCAAATTGAACGATCGTTATAGTGTAAGTACTGAGTCCTGCATCACTTTTTAAGAAACCTATCTTTCTTGTCTGCAGAAGTGATGCTCTTTTACGGCAGTTGGAGAATTTAAATGCTCGTCAATTGCTTGCTAGGATTGTTGTTGATGAAGCTCATTGTGTGAGTCAGTGGGGGCATGATTTCAGACCAGATTATCAGGTTGTGGCCTTAAAAAGTATTCAAATGGCAATGGGATTTTTCTTCTTGATTGTTGCACCATTTTAATGTCAAGCTATTATTTAAAATGCCCAGGCTCTTGGTATCTTGAAACAGAAGTTCCCAAATACTCCAGTTTTAGCTTTAACAGCTACTGCAACCGCTAGTGTAAAAGAAGATGTTGTGCAAGCTCTTGGTCTTGTTAACTGCATTGTTTTCCGGCAAAGTTTTAATCGCCCAAATTTACGGCAAGTATTAAACAAAGAATCTGCTTTACTATGTCCAAATCATCACTTTTTCCAAACTGTCATTTGAAGTTGAAATGACAATTCATTCTGTACATCACAGGTATTCTGTTATTCCCAAGACTAAGAAGTGTCTTGATGACATTGACAAGTTCATTAAAGAAAATCATTATGATGAAAGTGGAATAATTTATTGTCTCTCAAGAATGGACTGTGAAAAAGTTGCTGAAAGATTACAGGTTTGACTTTATCATGGTCCCTTTGTAGTTCAATGGAGTCTTATGCTCTTTTTATGTTTACATTAACTTCTTTTTCTGTATTTTATACATGGAACGTCTTGTATTGTTGCATAATCATTTAATGCTTGAAGCTTCTTGAAAATGTAGCTACTGTTTGTTAATTGTGTAATCTA
This region of Malus domestica chromosome 07, GDT2T_hap1 genomic DNA includes:
- the LOC103413741 gene encoding ATP-dependent DNA helicase Q-like 4A isoform X3, whose product is MDFYTTNDTNTSKHLTCSMACPIQNAERLQSAQVQKAWHVLSNLQISCRNYPKPGKTLLVKDVSAEYRPDVGRTALPSSCNIDKSRAHMQAHQYNNGTNTRNSEAATCSGNPLPSSNFNVADAGKNLGRQSQVRASMVNSSDARVLDGSLSNNSVHTSQGKDSAEVFVNDLDDDDDDILENIDVDQIVEQYQSSCTPQPSISKLPPFTPFIDKDNKQEETSLPPELCSNCSHGFKIGLCPEAGSHLQEMKDTLIIISNELLDDVNDLSPEQINKLRQYRLQLNKQIQQLEKYLCNNSLDEERRKSHFSASTATPRPFQCETPQAAAFRTDPMRFDSQVHPHNESGGYERCNSSSVSFSSVDRLGFSSCPVEREPCISKFVEVNYIEGSTDKKWSSDNFPWTKKLEDGNKKVFGNHSFRLNQREVINATMSGYDVFVLMPTGGGKSLTYQLPALICQGITLVISPLVSLIQDQIMHLLQANIPAAYLSANMEWTEQQEILRELNYEYCKYKLLYVTPEKVAKSDALLRQLENLNARQLLARIVVDEAHCVSQWGHDFRPDYQALGILKQKFPNTPVLALTATATASVKEDVVQALGLVNCIVFRQSFNRPNLRYSVIPKTKKCLDDIDKFIKENHYDESGIIYCLSRMDCEKVAERLQECGHKAAFYHGSMDPAQRAFVQKQWSKDEINVICATVAFGMGINKPDVRFVIHHSLPKSIEGYHQECGRAGRDGQRSSCVLYYSYSDYIRVKHMISQGVIEQSPLASGYNRIITANSGRVLETNTENLLRMVSYCENDVDCRRLLQLIHFGENFDSATCKKTCDNCLKIRTFSEKDVTEIAKQLVELVKLTGQQFSSSHILEVYRGSLNQFVKKHRHQTVSLHGAGKHLAKGEGSRVLRHLVTEDLLVEEVKKSDVYGSVSSILKANELKVRELFSGRKTILVRFPSTFKASKQINSEAISAQCSLMSGMQSHPHTGTEQPQSKGDLVLYTKTFSALKMLRTNLIREAGDGVMAHHIFQNTTIKNISIRMPRTKDELLEINGITQVKAARYGDRILETIEAAIKEYFKTDKNSSGSSDSNDIKRKRDGNRDRKENVEDDDFKSTDRLKKMALKKQSKTIEAYSYVEADYSVFIDDELDLSGYDFEANVPDMKTNQNGGGRVLPQWSTPGNGQTSVKFY
- the LOC103413741 gene encoding ATP-dependent DNA helicase Q-like 4A isoform X1 translates to MNRAPHMRQDRPNLGHDFCAQTPVKANLLEHVNAFDNFSCPHSVLSSNFIFSLPTQKPLAEEAMVSGSMACPIQNAERLQSAQVQKAWHVLSNLQISCRNYPKPGKTLLVKDVSAEYRPDVGRTALPSSCNIDKSRAHMQAHQYNNGTNTRNSEAATCSGNPLPSSNFNVADAGKNLGRQSQVRASMVNSSDARVLDGSLSNNSVHTSQGKDSAEVFVNDLDDDDDDILENIDVDQIVEQYQSSCTPQPSISKLPPFTPFIDKDNKQEETSLPPELCSNCSHGFKIGLCPEAGSHLQEMKDTLIIISNELLDDVNDLSPEQINKLRQYRLQLNKQIQQLEKYLCNNSLDEERRKSHFSASTATPRPFQCETPQAAAFRTDPMRFDSQVHPHNESGGYERCNSSSVSFSSVDRLGFSSCPVEREPCISKFVEVNYIEGSTDKKWSSDNFPWTKKLEDGNKKVFGNHSFRLNQREVINATMSGYDVFVLMPTGGGKSLTYQLPALICQGITLVISPLVSLIQDQIMHLLQANIPAAYLSANMEWTEQQEILRELNYEYCKYKLLYVTPEKVAKSDALLRQLENLNARQLLARIVVDEAHCVSQWGHDFRPDYQALGILKQKFPNTPVLALTATATASVKEDVVQALGLVNCIVFRQSFNRPNLRYSVIPKTKKCLDDIDKFIKENHYDESGIIYCLSRMDCEKVAERLQECGHKAAFYHGSMDPAQRAFVQKQWSKDEINVICATVAFGMGINKPDVRFVIHHSLPKSIEGYHQECGRAGRDGQRSSCVLYYSYSDYIRVKHMISQGVIEQSPLASGYNRIITANSGRVLETNTENLLRMVSYCENDVDCRRLLQLIHFGENFDSATCKKTCDNCLKIRTFSEKDVTEIAKQLVELVKLTGQQFSSSHILEVYRGSLNQFVKKHRHQTVSLHGAGKHLAKGEGSRVLRHLVTEDLLVEEVKKSDVYGSVSSILKANELKVRELFSGRKTILVRFPSTFKASKQINSEAISAQCSLMSGMQSHPHTGTEQPQSKGDLVLYTKTFSALKMLRTNLIREAGDGVMAHHIFQNTTIKNISIRMPRTKDELLEINGITQVKAARYGDRILETIEAAIKEYFKTDKNSSGSSDSNDIKRKRDGNRDRKENVEDDDFKSTDRLKKMALKKQSKTIEAYSYVEADYSVFIDDELDLSGYDFEANVPDMKTNQNGGGRVLPQWSTPGNGQTSVKFY
- the LOC103413741 gene encoding ATP-dependent DNA helicase Q-like 4A isoform X5; translated protein: MNRAPHMRQDRPNLGHDFCAQTPVKANLLEHVNAFDNFSCPHSVLSSNFIFSLPTQKPLAEEAMVSGSMACPIQNAERLQSAQVQKAWHVLSNLQISCRNYPKPGKTLLVKDVSAEYRPDVGRTALPSSCNIDKSRAHMQAHQYNNGTNTRNSEAATCSGNPLPSSNFNVADAGKNLGRQSQVRASMVNSSDARVLDGSLSNNSVHTSQGKDSAEVFVNDLDDDDDDILENIDVDQIVEQYQSSCTPQPSISKLPPFTPFIDKDNKQEETSLPPELCSNCSHGFKIGLCPEAGSHLQEMKDTLIIISNELLDDVNDLSPEQINKLRQYRLQLNKQIQQLEKYLCNNSLDEERRKSHFSASTATPRPFQCETPQAAAFRTDPMRFDSQVHPHNESGGYERCNSSSVSFSSVDRLGFSSCPVEREPCISKFVEVNYIEGSTDKKWSSDNFPWTKKLEDGNKKVFGNHSFRLNQREVINATMSGYDVFVLMPTGGGKSLTYQLPALICQGITLVISPLVSLIQDQIMHLLQANIPAAYLSANMEWTEQQEILRELNYEYCKYKLLYVTPEKVAKSDALLRQLENLNARQLLARIVVDEAHCVSQWGHDFRPDYQALGILKQKFPNTPVLALTATATASVKEDVVQALGLVNCIVFRQSFNRPNLRYSVIPKTKKCLDDIDKFIKENHYDESGIIYCLSRMDCEKVAERLQECGHKAAFYHGSMDPAQRAFVQKQWSKDEINVICATVAFGMGINKPDVRFVIHHSLPKSIEGYHQECGRAGRDGQRSSCVLYYSYSDYIRVKHMISQGVIEQSPLASGYNRIITANSGRVLETNTENLLRMVSYCENDVDCRRLLQLIHFGENFDSATCKKTCDNCLKIRTFSEKDVTEIAKQLVELVKLTGQQFSSSHILEVYRGSLNQFVKKHRHQTVSLHGAGKHLAKGEGSRVLRHLVTEDLLVEEVKKSDVYGSVSSILKANELKVRELFSGRKTILCV
- the LOC103413741 gene encoding ATP-dependent DNA helicase Q-like 4A isoform X4 — its product is MACPIQNAERLQSAQVQKAWHVLSNLQISCRNYPKPGKTLLVKDVSAEYRPDVGRTALPSSCNIDKSRAHMQAHQYNNGTNTRNSEAATCSGNPLPSSNFNVADAGKNLGRQSQVRASMVNSSDARVLDGSLSNNSVHTSQGKDSAEVFVNDLDDDDDDILENIDVDQIVEQYQSSCTPQPSISKLPPFTPFIDKDNKQEETSLPPELCSNCSHGFKIGLCPEAGSHLQEMKDTLIIISNELLDDVNDLSPEQINKLRQYRLQLNKQIQQLEKYLCNNSLDEERRKSHFSASTATPRPFQCETPQAAAFRTDPMRFDSQVHPHNESGGYERCNSSSVSFSSVDRLGFSSCPVEREPCISKFVEVNYIEGSTDKKWSSDNFPWTKKLEDGNKKVFGNHSFRLNQREVINATMSGYDVFVLMPTGGGKSLTYQLPALICQGITLVISPLVSLIQDQIMHLLQANIPAAYLSANMEWTEQQEILRELNYEYCKYKLLYVTPEKVAKSDALLRQLENLNARQLLARIVVDEAHCVSQWGHDFRPDYQALGILKQKFPNTPVLALTATATASVKEDVVQALGLVNCIVFRQSFNRPNLRYSVIPKTKKCLDDIDKFIKENHYDESGIIYCLSRMDCEKVAERLQECGHKAAFYHGSMDPAQRAFVQKQWSKDEINVICATVAFGMGINKPDVRFVIHHSLPKSIEGYHQECGRAGRDGQRSSCVLYYSYSDYIRVKHMISQGVIEQSPLASGYNRIITANSGRVLETNTENLLRMVSYCENDVDCRRLLQLIHFGENFDSATCKKTCDNCLKIRTFSEKDVTEIAKQLVELVKLTGQQFSSSHILEVYRGSLNQFVKKHRHQTVSLHGAGKHLAKGEGSRVLRHLVTEDLLVEEVKKSDVYGSVSSILKANELKVRELFSGRKTILVRFPSTFKASKQINSEAISAQCSLMSGMQSHPHTGTEQPQSKGDLVLYTKTFSALKMLRTNLIREAGDGVMAHHIFQNTTIKNISIRMPRTKDELLEINGITQVKAARYGDRILETIEAAIKEYFKTDKNSSGSSDSNDIKRKRDGNRDRKENVEDDDFKSTDRLKKMALKKQSKTIEAYSYVEADYSVFIDDELDLSGYDFEANVPDMKTNQNGGGRVLPQWSTPGNGQTSVKFY
- the LOC103413741 gene encoding ATP-dependent DNA helicase Q-like 4A isoform X2, with amino-acid sequence MNRAPHMSRPNLGHDFCAQTPVKANLLEHVNAFDNFSCPHSVLSSNFIFSLPTQKPLAEEAMVSGSMACPIQNAERLQSAQVQKAWHVLSNLQISCRNYPKPGKTLLVKDVSAEYRPDVGRTALPSSCNIDKSRAHMQAHQYNNGTNTRNSEAATCSGNPLPSSNFNVADAGKNLGRQSQVRASMVNSSDARVLDGSLSNNSVHTSQGKDSAEVFVNDLDDDDDDILENIDVDQIVEQYQSSCTPQPSISKLPPFTPFIDKDNKQEETSLPPELCSNCSHGFKIGLCPEAGSHLQEMKDTLIIISNELLDDVNDLSPEQINKLRQYRLQLNKQIQQLEKYLCNNSLDEERRKSHFSASTATPRPFQCETPQAAAFRTDPMRFDSQVHPHNESGGYERCNSSSVSFSSVDRLGFSSCPVEREPCISKFVEVNYIEGSTDKKWSSDNFPWTKKLEDGNKKVFGNHSFRLNQREVINATMSGYDVFVLMPTGGGKSLTYQLPALICQGITLVISPLVSLIQDQIMHLLQANIPAAYLSANMEWTEQQEILRELNYEYCKYKLLYVTPEKVAKSDALLRQLENLNARQLLARIVVDEAHCVSQWGHDFRPDYQALGILKQKFPNTPVLALTATATASVKEDVVQALGLVNCIVFRQSFNRPNLRYSVIPKTKKCLDDIDKFIKENHYDESGIIYCLSRMDCEKVAERLQECGHKAAFYHGSMDPAQRAFVQKQWSKDEINVICATVAFGMGINKPDVRFVIHHSLPKSIEGYHQECGRAGRDGQRSSCVLYYSYSDYIRVKHMISQGVIEQSPLASGYNRIITANSGRVLETNTENLLRMVSYCENDVDCRRLLQLIHFGENFDSATCKKTCDNCLKIRTFSEKDVTEIAKQLVELVKLTGQQFSSSHILEVYRGSLNQFVKKHRHQTVSLHGAGKHLAKGEGSRVLRHLVTEDLLVEEVKKSDVYGSVSSILKANELKVRELFSGRKTILVRFPSTFKASKQINSEAISAQCSLMSGMQSHPHTGTEQPQSKGDLVLYTKTFSALKMLRTNLIREAGDGVMAHHIFQNTTIKNISIRMPRTKDELLEINGITQVKAARYGDRILETIEAAIKEYFKTDKNSSGSSDSNDIKRKRDGNRDRKENVEDDDFKSTDRLKKMALKKQSKTIEAYSYVEADYSVFIDDELDLSGYDFEANVPDMKTNQNGGGRVLPQWSTPGNGQTSVKFY